In Plasmodium yoelii strain 17X genome assembly, chromosome: 6, one DNA window encodes the following:
- a CDS encoding type 2A phosphatase-associated protein 42, putative, with product MEMNVVSTLFDELYILFDEYIINHSKNLHEYESVFKKKEIIELIKNYEGGLIPTEKNVKNKDEIIDHLIYAFKLVGKYISSSDIFSKNEDVDDIHTNYLKFLLIPHILGALCYETINIDIRFDRLKDAKLYFNEFITIVNIYNIVQINEYLYDDNDNDDNTNCDRDSYKSSNGTHNAINRRNIKIKRVKDEKKYQQIYNELAKMNLKKRENINSTSNNDNDNFYQTNHDDEEYREMYLSIIKYKLIQTLNTIDLMDTEMLVLEMRNKEMSKKNDEKKNYEHGHNFPSLSNDNKSANYTKKPVIFKIKKNMQISDITQIRNYYKELVFKPFHNLPTISLEECAQIESQYALKGINNSENKNKKGKNKNIGNSELSDSDDDNEDDDYYKKCMEEEIEKDKNDREWDDWKYMHQKGIGNKNRNIM from the coding sequence ATGGAAATGAATGTTGTGAGCACATTGTTTGATGAGttgtatattttgtttgatgaatatataattaaccATAGTAAAAATTTGCATGAATATGAAtctgtttttaaaaaaaaagaaataattgaACTAATAAAAAACTATGAAGGTGGGTTAATACCCactgaaaaaaatgttaagaacAAAGATGAAATTATTgatcatttaatatatgcatttaaGTTAGttggaaaatatataagtagtagtgatattttttcaaaaaatgaagatgTAGATGATATTCACACAAATTAtttgaaatttttattaatacctCATATATTAGGTGCATTATGTTATGAAacaattaatatagatatacgATTTGATAGACTTAAAGATgctaaattatattttaacgaatttattactattgttaatatatataatattgtacaaataaatgaatatctatatgatgataatgataatgatgataatacaAATTGTGATCGAGATTCCTACAAAAGTAGTAATGGTACACATAATGCAATAAATagaagaaatataaaaattaaaagagttaaagatgaaaaaaaatatcaacaaatatataatgaactagctaaaatgaatttaaaaaaacgcgaaaatataaattccACTTCCAATAATGACAATgataatttttatcaaacCAATCATGATGATGAAGAATATAGAGAAATGTATTTATccataattaaatataaattaattcaAACATTAAATACAATAGACTTAATGGATACAGAAATGCTTGTTCTTGAAATGAGAAATAAAGAAAtgagtaaaaaaaatgatgaaaaaaaaaattatgaacatggTCATAATTTCCCTTCATTAtctaatgataataaatccGCTAATTACACTAAAAAACCAGtgatttttaaaattaaaaaaaatatgcaaatttCAGATATTACACAAATTCGTAACTATTACAAAGAATTAGTTTTTAAACCTTTTCATAATTTACCAACAATTTCGTTAGAAGAATGTGCACAAATCGAATCACAATATGCACTAAAAGGTATTAACAAttcagaaaataaaaataaaaaaggaaaaaataaaaatataggaAATAGTGAACTGAGCGATagtgatgatgataatgaagatgatgattattataaaaagtgTATGGAAGAAGAAATAGagaaagataaaaatgatcgCGAATGGGATGATTGGAAATATATGCACCAAAAAGGAATAGGCAACAAAAACAGAAATATTATGTAA
- a CDS encoding mitochondrial import inner membrane translocase subunit TIM14, putative, whose product MWPIAILLFGGGVLLAKKGMNYMKNQKVGLNKNFFFPSNLNKNLSNVFLKPDMKGFERTMSKSEAYKILNINPTTNRERIREVHKQLMLKNHPDNGGSTYIAAKVNEAKDILLK is encoded by the exons ATGTGGCCAATTGCAATTTTATTGTTTGGTGGAGGAGTTTTATTAGCAAAGAAAGGAAtgaattatatgaaaaatcaaaaagtggggttaaataaaaattttttttttccatcaaatttaaataaaaatttaagtaatgtatttttaaaacCTGATATGAAAGGATTTGAAAGAACAATGTCAAAATCGGAAGcatacaaaatattaaatataaaccCAACAACAAATAGAGAAAGAATCAGAGAAGTTCACAAACAACTGATGTTAAAAAATCATCCAGACAATGGAG GCTCCACATACATAGCGGCGAAGGTAAATGAGGCAAAAGACATTTTGTtgaaatag
- a CDS encoding 3-demethylubiquinone-9 3-methyltransferase → MKKQIIYCNKYFGVNKSFVLGFRFYSNNTHDEKEVNFFNNLYDKWWGETKYENKCSVNSFYSILNKILGKDVYSLHDYNKQRFDFILKNYEFLLCEKIKKGKAQIDINILDVGCGGGILCEYIQNNIFYFLLKNINISKLENININIEGIDVSTKLIELSKRRIRERQEKEKKEKKEKEEKKEKKGQNCQSEQSEGNVYKLDKTAININLNYKNCDISDLVYSNDMNKKKYDIVISSEVIEHIPNDKKKHFINCINKICNPMALIVFTTINKNIFSYLYSIFLAEYITGIIPKGTHNYDSFIGETELINICNQFELYNLNTEYVIYIPIIRNYFKTNKLKLLYMASFVYQNNKK, encoded by the exons atgaaaaaacagattatatattgtaataaatattttggaGTAAATAAAAGTTTTGTATTAGGTTTTCGATTTTATAGTAACAATACACATGATGAAAAGGaagtaaatttttttaataatttatatgataaatGGTGGGGTGAAAccaaatatgaaaataaatgtagTGTTAACAGTTTCTATAGCattttaaacaaaatattaggAAAAGATGTATATAGCTTACATGATTATAATAAGCAAAgatttgattttattttaaaaaattatgaatttttattatgtgaaaaaataaaaaaaggaaaagcTCAAATAGATATCAACATTTTAGATGTTGGATGTGGTGGTGGTATTTTATGTGAATACAtccaaaataatattttttattttttactaaaaaatataaatatttcaaaattagaaaacataaatataaatatagaagGTATAGATGTGTCAACCAAATTGATTGAATTGTCAAAAAGGCGAATACGTGAAAGGCaagaaaaagagaaaaaagagaaaaaagaaaaagaagaaaaaaaagaaaaaaaaggtCAAAATTGCCAGAGTGAACAGAGTGAAGGAAATGTTTACAAACTCGACAAAACcgctataaatataaatttaaattataaaaattgtgataTATCTGATTTGGTATATTCAAATgatatgaacaaaaaaaaatatgatattgtTATATCATCAGAAGTGATCGAGCATATACCaaacgataaaaaaaaacacttCATAAATtgcataaataaaatatgcaaTCCTATGGCACTTATTGTTTTTAcaacaataaataaaaacattttttcatatttatattcaatttttttagcaGAATATATCACAGGAATTATACCCAAG GGGACTCACAATTATGATTCTTTTATTGGAGAAACGGAgctaattaatatatgcaaccAATTTGAgctttataatttaaacacagaatatgttatatacattccaataataaggaattattttaaaacaaacaaactaaaattgttatatatgGCATCATTTgtttatcaaaataataaaaaataa